One segment of Corynebacterium caspium DSM 44850 DNA contains the following:
- a CDS encoding 3'-5' exonuclease produces the protein MLLAKYFVSYLRAVTTPGANDIFLAEDSHQRIYGQRLPLRQFGIETRGRASKKLSLNYRTTKENLNYAVQILEGVANTEWIDSSGEVDTLTGYHSLRSGPKPLIRPAATLSQEIDIVAAQIKQWWQEKPHAYIGVLVRSNSRVSQVSTGLEGHGIASQNHLSSNNSADSDRVTVITMHQAKGLEFTHVILMGVSHDLVPQWYRFDGLSEADKKERLLQERALLYVAASRARDAMMITMSGEPSTLLP, from the coding sequence ATCCTTCTGGCAAAATACTTTGTTTCTTATCTTCGCGCAGTCACCACCCCTGGAGCTAATGACATCTTCCTAGCAGAGGATTCCCACCAGCGGATTTATGGCCAACGCCTACCTCTGCGCCAATTTGGGATAGAAACACGCGGTCGAGCCAGCAAAAAACTATCCCTGAACTACCGCACTACCAAAGAAAACCTAAACTACGCCGTGCAAATCCTAGAAGGCGTAGCTAATACCGAATGGATAGATTCCAGCGGCGAAGTCGATACCCTCACCGGCTACCACTCCTTACGCTCTGGACCCAAGCCATTAATCAGACCAGCTGCCACCCTCAGCCAAGAAATTGATATTGTGGCCGCCCAAATCAAACAGTGGTGGCAAGAAAAACCCCACGCCTATATCGGGGTTTTAGTGCGCTCTAACTCTCGGGTCTCCCAAGTATCCACCGGTCTAGAAGGCCACGGAATCGCCTCCCAAAACCACCTGAGCAGCAACAACAGTGCAGATAGTGATCGCGTCACCGTAATCACCATGCACCAAGCCAAAGGTTTGGAATTTACACACGTCATCTTAATGGGTGTGTCCCATGACTTAGTTCCGCAATGGTATCGCTTCGATGGGCTTAGCGAAGCAGATAAAAAAGAACGCCTCCTCCAAGAGCGCGCGCTGCTCTATGTTGCGGCCTCCCGCGCCCGCGATGCCATGATGATCACCATGTCAGGAGAGCCAAGCACGCTGCTGCCCTAA
- a CDS encoding ClbS/DfsB family four-helix bundle protein, with translation MARPQSKDELLAAANTQFDKLLQLLESIPTKDREADFPQSFANQGTEAHWQRDKNCRDVLIHLYEWQQLWLNWVHANLAGEKRPFLLPPYTWKNYAGMNEVFKAKHQNTSYHEAIELLQAAHEEILGEIQALNNEELFTKKYFPFTGSTSLGSYTVSATSSHYEWAIKKIRKYKKSL, from the coding sequence ATGGCCAGACCTCAGAGCAAAGATGAACTACTTGCTGCAGCGAATACTCAATTCGATAAACTTTTGCAGCTCTTGGAGTCAATCCCGACGAAAGATCGTGAAGCTGATTTCCCGCAAAGCTTCGCAAATCAGGGGACCGAGGCACACTGGCAGCGCGATAAGAATTGTAGAGATGTGCTCATTCATCTGTATGAATGGCAACAATTATGGCTGAACTGGGTGCATGCGAATTTGGCCGGTGAAAAACGTCCGTTCCTGCTTCCTCCATACACCTGGAAGAACTATGCCGGGATGAATGAAGTTTTCAAAGCTAAGCACCAAAATACTTCCTACCACGAGGCTATTGAACTTTTACAGGCTGCACACGAAGAAATTTTGGGGGAAATTCAAGCATTAAATAACGAAGAGTTGTTTACTAAGAAGTATTTCCCTTTCACCGGTAGTACTTCTTTGGGTTCTTATACGGTGTCGGCTACTAGTTCCCACTATGAGTGGGCAATTAAGAAAATCCGTAAATACAAAAAATCTCTGTAA